The Cryptomeria japonica chromosome 2, Sugi_1.0, whole genome shotgun sequence region ATTATGTTCCATTTAGCTTCACACATCCTAGGAATGGTTAAAAAACTTAGGATGACCCAATTAGACCTAGAATGGTCTGATAGAGAAATTAACTGTACCTTCAGAGAGCGATAACTTTATGATGACTAATGGAAATCACAAGATTTCTAGATTTGATGTAGATGATGTCGTGTTGAATGTAATTCCAGATCTGCAAGGCATGAGAAGATACTATGGTTAAATGTGGTAGAAAATGCACTAAGACAACTATAGACTGAATGGAAGAAAAGAATTGATTTTAGTAGATGTAAGATTTCCCTCACAACTAGGGAATCTCTTGCATCATGCACCTGGGGTTAGAAAGAAAATTGAGCCCCTCACTTTGTCAGGGCCAAGGGAAAACCAATCTAGTCTACCTTATCCTGTGAAATCCATGTTGAATCTTATGTCAATTTTCCTTTCCACTTCACTAGATACACCTGATATTATTTGTTCCTAGTGTGTCTTCCAATTCTGGTATGTAAGATCTTCTCAATCTACTATAGTGAATGATGTGGTAATTGATCCTTCAAACAAACTTTGTGGATATTGTTGTCTGCCTATCCTCCATGATACTCATAGATGTCTTCTAACCCAAGGCTACAAATTATCTACCCATTTAACAATGAACGATCAATCAATGTGAACATAAATCAGCTCCTATTCAATTGCTATACCACTTTACTTTTTGGCCCCCATCAAAGTATTTGGTGCTATccaaatttggcactcaccaaTGGCTTGGAATGACCAAGCCTTAGGTTTGGTCAATTTAAAAAgtttggtgagcaccaaatttggcaAGAGCCAAATGAAAATGCATTTTCAAAATGCTAAAACTAAATAATGCTAGCACCAAATTGCCTACATTAGATCaattatctttctctttctctctctctcacttagATTAAATATTTTAGAGAAGTAGAATTATTTCTAACTCtccatctttgtcttcaatttagACTCAATCTTCCaacaagaatatatacatgaatttcatgtatatattggtacgATGTTTGAGAGTAGCtgcaaatctctaggagttataaagTAGATTCTAGGTTTTAAAGGACCTTATAAATTTTCAAACAGTCAAATTCTAGTAATCAGTAGGCTCTTATCAACattttctcactctctctatctcaccctCTTTATCTCCCtcgaactctagacctatctctctctatcactcttcctctatcccctttcTAGGATATAGGGTTTAGGATATAGGGTTAAGGGTGTTGGTATAGGGTATAGGGTATGCGATTGATGGTATAAGTTTTAGGTTACATAAGGTTGATGGTATTGCCTATGTTGCCTATGttgatacctctctctctctctctctctctctctctctctctctctctctctctctctctctctctctctctctctctctctctctccattgttCAAGGCATcacttctccctctctctccccgacaccccccctctctattttttccctccctccctctccacctctctagctctccatccatgtctcattacttacctctctctatccccctctatctatctcacccctctatCTATGTTTCATTTTGTGCTCTATGTGCTTGTTGGATGATGATTAATTCAACTCACATTTAGTTGTTATACCATATTTGTTTCTTGGGTATCTTTTAATCTTGTTATACCAGCTCCTTCAATCTATGTGCTAGAAATTTAATCCTTAGCTAGCAATGAAGGGAAATTATGGTCAAAATTTGTGTATAAAATTAGATTAGGTCATGTTGGATTGATAATGCTTAACATGTATTACATCGCTTGTGTTAGTTACTACAATTGTTGCACCTTAATGTCCTTATGAGTGGCATAATGAAATCTTTTGCCttttttataatatttacacatgctTATATCCAAGCATACATCACTTGCTTTGGATCTAATTATGATATGCATGGTTAGCATATGTAAAAACTAGTTAACTTATAGGTGCCACCCATACCTTATCCACAATGATAGTGTTACTACTTCTAAGATACTAATGGTACTTGTTATAATATTGCTCTTTCCAATATATCACGAGGAATTATTCATGGAGGACTTTAATGGTATGTAAATGTTTCACCTTATCAAAGTAAAGTATCTATCTCTATGGCATGATGACATCATCCCATTATGGCATAAAAAGGATTATAGATGTTCCACAACAAGAATCTTGTTGGATTTAAGCCTTCTTAGGGTGTGTTAAAATTTTAGTATACTCTTATCTTATTCATATCTATGTGCAAGGGGAGTGCTACCTCTTGATCTTGAGTAGGGAGTGTGATGCTTTAAGCTAATCCTACTTCaatattcatcaatattatcatcatAAGCATTGCACCTCTACACATGATAATCCTTCGATTACTTGACAAGTTTACAAACCTTGAAAGACAATAGTGACAAGTTAGGaatttaaatttaggttttttctTAATCTTTCCTTGGCCCATAAGGATGGTGATTGACACCTCAAGTGGgtaagttttgttttgtttttcttttttcctaaCTACATTGTGGTAGAAAGCaactttattattttttttcttatttaaaacTTTTTGTAGAGACATAATTGTGCAATTTGTACTTGTGAAACTATTTATTGTGGTGTTATGTTCTCCTTTGCTACATGCCTTCTCTTTCAATATTGGATTAAATTATCATACTTGATTCGACACCTAATATACCATTACCTTCTTATTCATTTCCCTGTTATTATACTAAATGTTATTTCTCTctcttaattattttaattattatttaaataaatagaatattttttttttttcattttttaataataaaaaaataatcacaTTAACATTTGCAACCATAAAAGAAAAGTCTATAAAATTCAATTGCATTGATACAATAAAAATATATCCAATACATTTTTAAGATGAAACTCAACACACTCTTcataaaaacattaaaatcaacTTTTGAGAATATAACAAAAGTACAATGATAAAATAAAAGTCTATGGAATGGAATGTGAGACCATACATATGACCATACACAAAAGACCTACGTAGGAATGGaaataaaatggaaagcaaaaatgctAATTGTTCAGATAAGAACAAGTTCGTACCAACTTAGATGTGAGACTGgaagatggatgatacctaaagaggagTGGGCCGACGGAAGGTGTAGACATATTGCACTCAAGAAGCGGTTGAGACAGAATGACATTACATCATGGAATATTCAGCTtacaagaatattcagatcaaTTATATTGAGACATTAAAAGGGAATAGCTTGGGTAATTTGTTCGAAGAAGAGAAGATGATAAGGGTTGCAGATTTTTTGGTCAAGATACACACAGAAGATCCAAGATTTAAAAAGGAAAGGAAATATAGGTGGTGTTTTGGATGTACAGCTTTTCTTTGTTCGTTATATGTGGATCCCATAAGCTGCTTGGCCTCGTGAATGtgattaaaaacattcattcattcatgaaAAGTAATGAACATAAAACGAGAATAGAGAGTCCATGAAAAACAAAAGCATCTCACATTTACACGGCTTTGCTGTACTATTTCCCAAATTCTTCAACATTATTATTACCAATTAATTGGCTTATTAGCACAATTCATAAATCTTAAATAAAAGTCTGTAATAGCCGCTGGAGGGGAAAATTTACCTGATATTCTTTTATGTAGTAGCGCACTTTTTGAAAACACAGAATAAACACAAATGCAAATTGCTACAGCAAACACAAATGCAAACTGCTACAGCAAACGCACATGAATCTTTTATTCATTCAAACTGATAAAACTGCTTCATCTTGATGCACCTCAATATAGAGGTTTTATTCTGGCCTGCGAAAGCAGTACAGGGAAACAATATTCGAATAGATCATTGAAATTGGAAAATAAACTTGAAAACAGAGTCAACCAACAGTTatataaaactaaataaaatgaaaacTATAGCTGAACTAGATGCCTAAAGTAGAAGTGTGCATAGCAGTGAAGGCACATTCTCAACATGTAATTCCACAACTTAAACATGGAAATTCATCCACATTTCTTTTGCAAATCGGTCCCACCAATATTTATTCCCCATCATTTTGCTTATCTCCGTTAAGCGTTTGTGACCACCATATTCTGTGATAATCTCTACGCGCTTGTTTTTGAGCCGATGTACAACCTCCCAATCTTGCCCTCCTTCTGCCATCCTTTGCAACACCTTGCTGGAATTGTGAATTTGTATCTGTTGCAGGTGTTGCAGCTCGAAAAGCCGGCAGGCAGCATTTCTACACGAGCACAACTTACAACACCCAACACTTTCAACACTGGCATTGCTCCTTCCATCACCTCCGGTAACCTCTCCAGAGCGTTCATTCTCTCTACCCAAAATCTCTCCAGCGCAGGAAACGCCCCTGCTTCCCCAAATTCCTGGGGCAAATCCTTCATATGCCAGGCACCTATATCCAACCTTCTCAATCTTGGAAGCTTGTGCAAAGCGGACAATTGTTCAAGCTTGTCGCATTTAGAGAATATGAGGCAACCCAGGTGTTGAAATTGAGAAAGCCAAGGCGGGGTTCTTGTCAAATCCCTGCAACTTATGAAGAGCGTTTTTAACTTCGTCATTGCAGTCATGTCGTCCGGCAGAGCAGTCATGCTGGCTAGCTTTATGATAAGAATTCTCATTTCTATCATGGTGCCTAAAGTACCATGTTCGATTGTCATTCCCATATCTTCTAGTCCCAGCCATTTGAGTTCCGTCAGGGTTTGCAGATCCTTAAAGCAAGCTGCCCTTTCAGGTGCTCTGAAGCACAATTTGGACTTAGCCTGTGCTGTTACCACTGGTCCCCAGGCTTTCCAACATCCTTCCGATCGCAAATGCTGAAGAGAAAGAAGCCTGCAAATCCCAAAGGGTATAGACTGCAGGCGCTGACAGTAGCAGAAGTCCAAGTACTTCAAAGAAACAAGTTTATCAATCCCCGAGGGCAAGCATTCCAGTTGATTGCAGGTGGAAAGATCCAGGATCTTAAGCTTGCTTAGCTCGGTGATGCTTTCAGGTAATTTGTTAATTGGCAGGCGGGCCAAGCGCAAGCAAACAAGATGTTTCATGAGTCCCAAGCTGGAAGGAAGCTCCTGGACAGAAGTACCTCCAAGGTCCAGAACTCGAACCCAGGTCATTGTGGCCATGGCGCGGGCAGAAAAAATCGTGAGGTTTTTGTTCTCCGACAGCAGCATGGAAAGGACTTGTCCACCCTCGAATGAATCCGGAACAGAGGCAAAATTGTTCTCCATCAAGGAAATCCTGCTCTACCCCTCGCACTGATCATTTTCTGGAAACAACTGTAGGTTTTTGCCAGCCCTGTACAAACAATTCTCTTCCGACTCCGCGATCTGCAGTGCTAAATCATGCAGCACATCGTGCATGGAACAGACCATAACCTGCCCGTCCGCATCCATTACGCTGCCCTCAATTAGACAGCGATCTAAGAGCACATTTACTTGAGCCCTTCCAATTTCCAAGGGATCGTAACCTGGGCGATTGGTTGTAACTAGCCCTTCCCCAATCCACAAGTTAATGAGATCCTCCACATACATAAATTCATCTTCCTTAAAGGCACCTATGTAAAGATAACACAGTTGTAGATGAGGATCGTACCTGGCCAGAGCATCGTAGCTGAGCCTCAAGCGGTTGTAAAGCTTTTTCTCCACATCCGGATTAAGCTTGTCTGCATTTTGCAGCCTCTGGAGCGTCAAATCCCATTCTACCGGATCTGTGACGCCTGCCATTGTGGCCGCTATTACTTTAATGGCAAGCGGAAGCCCATCACATTCCTCGCAAAAGCGCGTTGCCGTTTCTTCCACCGTCACCGAAGGAACCCGGTTATTGTTGTATGCAAAGGCATGAGATGAAAACAGTTCCCAGCTTTGTTCCTCGGAAAGACCACTCAAGGTGATTGTATCATCAAGCTTTACTCCTAACTTTACCAAAACCTTTCTGTCCCTGGCGCTCACTACCATTTTGCAGTTGCCGACCGTTAGAACCGGCACGCCCAAAGCCTCCAGCAAACCGTCCCTGCTGTTTTCCCAAACATCGTCCAGGAACAGTAAAAACCTCCTGCTTTTCATCTTTTCATAGATCCATGGCTTCACATAATCGTCTTGGCCGCCTCTTTCATCAAACGGCTGATTGATTTGCAAAGCAATTTGCCTTCCAAGATTACTGGCGAGAGCAGAAAGCGAAGGGTTGTGTGACACCGTGAGCCATAGAACTAGatcctgcttaaaactatcctgcACCTCTTTACTATTGAACACAGTTTTCAAAAGCAGAGTTTTGCCAGCTCCGCCCATGGCGACCACTCCCAGGCAAGTTAGCCCTTGCCCTTCATCTGTTAACTTCTTCTGTAGCTCAGAAAATACGTCATCTTGCCCCACAATAAGGGGTTCGTTCACTGGCTGCAACCTCTGTGTTACTGTTGGATAATTCGACGAAGTGGCTGCAGTGCCGAGATCATCCAGTCTTAGTTCAATACGTTGTAGACCTCGCCCGAGCTCCTCATTGCCTGCAAGCGTGGTCGTTATGCCAATCAAAGCAGCCTGCTTCAGATGCTTTTCAATGCCTGCAACGATGTCCCTTATCCTCAAGCTCATGCGGTAGCGAGAAATCACATTATAAGTCGGTAATCGTATGCAACACTGCTCCGCAACCTCGGTGGCCTGTCTAACAAGCGAATTGAGTTTTTTCAACCACTCGTTCACAGCCGGAGGCCTTAGCGTTTCTGTGTCGTGGCTAACAATTTGGCCGAGCTTCAGACGCGTCCGATATCTCTGGATGGCCGTGTTGAGAGGGGCAATATTGTTCAAATAGTCCTCAAGTTTTTGAAGCTCTTTCTTGCAGTAAACAGCAAGCTTGATACACTCGCTGAGCTCTTTCAAAGCTACAGTTATCCCCACACCTATCAGTCCTGAGACGAATCCAGGGTCACCCATGCCGATCGGACTCTTTCCCAGGCTCTGGTTTAGAACATAATGCAGTGAATTGAAATCTTAGCGTACTTTCAGGCCATAAAATTTATGGTATGACTATCTACGATTCTATACCTGCACGATGCACATTTTACTGTGGCTATGGTAGAATTTCCTGGAATGAACGAGGCAATGCAACTTTCTTTCAAATTGTTTTATCAAGGCGATGACACATGAGCAGGAGAAAAAGTAGCCATGGAAAATTATGGAAAACGAATAGTACTCCCCCAATCAAACGCCCTGCTTTAATCTGTGTGCCGTAGAGGAGAAAATTGACTCTGTTGTCCGAATCTTGTGAGTTCACTGACCGTATCACGTCTCttgaattttgtattttgaaatgtTTTATTCATTCAAGATATTGTCTatactttaaatattttgaatttatgaCATCTGTGAACATTAATGAAATTATCTTTTTGAAGTATGGATTATAATAAAAAGATTAGAGTTAGCTAAACTAAATAGTTGAGTCCTTTAATTTATATTACAATATTGTGGTGAAATAATCAATTTAATCTTTCACACTTTCTAATGTTGTATTTTTATTATATGTATTTAATAAAAATGGAAAAGACAAAAGAAATGTTTTAGTTATGGTTACATCCCTTACAAATCGAggctaaattaaaattaaaaaagtttGTAAAAAGTCTTAAATACTATGAATTAAAAATTATTAGGGTTGAATTAAATACTATGGTTACATCACTTATTTATGAGGGCTCAAATTTTAAGTCTATACTAAAATCTTTATCATTCTCACTCTGTCACTCTCATTTCCATTCTCACATGACATGTATTTGTAGTTTTATCTTAGTTTGTGTGGCCATGTTTATCCATTATTTGTAAGCGTTATTATGTTATTCATGAGGTTATTTGTGAGAAGGAATCAcagaataaatttttaattttaggtATGAGGGTTTTAGTTTGTGAGTTAATTATGAAATAGTTTTTGTTTGTGTATGCAACATTTTCTTTTGTTggtattattttataatatttatatttttgtgTGTGAAGGTTTTGTTTTATTGCTAGTTCAAAAGAGTAGTACTTGGTACAAAGGATAATAACATAGATAAAAATATAGTGCACAAATAAAAGAGATGAAATCAAATTGTTGGTAAACAAAATGTTTGTACATAAAACCTAACTCAAAGtatacaaaatattttttattatggtAAGGAGGGGTTTGAAAGGGTCCAAAACCTTGTGCAAAGAGAAGGATAGAGCATGAAGTACAACAAGACACTAAAGAACAACCAAGAGGTGCTACAATAAGACTACAATTCGGACAAAGCATTATAAAACCATATAGCTTAATAATTCGAAGTCAAGGTGGTATAATGAATTGAACTTCCAAATATTTTTATTTACCTAGTACAAGGATCCTTCTCCCCTAAACTCATTTTCTTGTAACAAAGAGAAATCATAGAAATGCTAACAAATCCCTCATGCAAACCCATAACTTTAGGAGAGGAAACACATTCAATAGGAGATTGTCTCCTATTAATCATCATCTTCTCCTCCTTGAATGAAGTATCAAACTCCTCCAAAATAATAGGAATTTGTTCCCTTTTCCTCCAAATAGAATGGTAATTCATATTTCTCAAACAAGCAATAGTAGCATGGCCTACTTTACCACAAGAATTGTAGATAATAGGAGAGCCTTCAAATTTGATTTGCTAAATCCAATTACCATATCTAAAAGATAATGTAATTTGAGTATGAAGCACCTTGTTCTTCTCCACAAGCACACAAAATGTAGCAAACAAAACATGTTTCATGAATTCAATGATAGAGTCGATAGCACAATATTGCCTAAAGGAAGGAATTAGAAATGGTCATAAAAATGTTTTCATTCCAATACTCCAATGGTAACCCCATAAAACAAAACGCAAACAAAAAACTTGAAGATAAAATCATTCATTGGGTTAAAACTCAGATACCAGTTTTTGAGACAAAGGCCACTCTTTCCTAGAAACTAGAGGCCTTCTAAATAAATCCTCCATattggaaaagaagaaagaaagaaaatattcaACATAGTAGTTACCTCAACTTAGCCTCTTAGTATCCAAAGCCAAAGAACCCATATTTTGATAGTATCAATATTGGGATGATTACAATAGAATCTCCCAACAAGTGAGATCCTAAGAAAAACATACAACTTAGTTATAAGAGAATAAGGGATATCAATTTAAATTGCCCATCCTCCTTAACCTTACTAGAATCACCTTTGACCTATGTCCCAACAATTATATCATAGTCAAGACCTAAATGTAGGTTACAAGCACAACCAACCTCCATCACACAAAGTTCCTTCAAAACCATAGGTCAAAGTAGGGACAATGATAAGAGGTGAAGAAATAGTATGTTGAATAGACTAGAATACTgagggggggcgggggtgaatcaatattccccttgtagacacataaatctgtccatgaattaaataaatattaaatatttatttaatgaactaatattcctctattaattttatttacatttaattaattcactcaacccctattctgctattttaattaaatagattttatttattttaattaaaaatgctaactATAGTCCAATCATTAAATAAATCTAACTTTTTAAATTTCCTTCTtttctctcatttaaataaattaaacatttatttaaaatccccaattCAAAccccctttttaaataaatcaatatttatttaaaaatgtctagtccacttgcattctccttcaaatgcaagttgcatattttagttgaaataaatgatttattttaattaaaaattccactttatcctcacccactttcttctagattcttctaacctcttctAATTTAGCGtaatccctcttctaatcatttgcacaatcctgaACCAAAATTAgcccccaacccatcatctcaaccatttaagattcttacagagtcataaatgcttcccttcttcaacacactaacccacatgggtcttgactctttagtcaaggcttaaccatgggtaaactgtgcacaagagtttacccattgtataataaccttacccttggataatagcttcatccaataacccaacccacatgaggttaccctcatgtcttctcaggcattaaatgctccttccctctcctctcaaaccatctcatgttgacacttgtcatcatgggatcgGGTtgaaaatgttggtattttggtatggttttgtcattgatgtcaacacctactatcacttatcaactctagcactttgaagaattggcaatgttcactggcaagcaaatgacttatgcacagtcactggtatctggtacaccgacaggatacaatgttcactggcacttggaatggcatggaaaacacctagttatgttgaagacatcatttggacactttgtcttggagatttgttcattggcatattcgtatttgcatatttgttgttaccggtaaatagg contains the following coding sequences:
- the LOC131873653 gene encoding probable disease resistance protein At1g61310 isoform X1; its protein translation is MGDPGFVSGLIGVGITVALKELSECIKLAVYCKKELQKLEDYLNNIAPLNTAIQRYRTRLKLGQIVSHDTETLRPPAVNEWLKKLNSLVRQATEVAEQCCIRLPTYNVISRYRMSLRIRDIVAGIEKHLKQAALIGITTTLAGNEELGRGLQRIELRLDDLGTAATSSNYPTVTQRLQPVNEPLIVGQDDVFSELQKKLTDEGQGLTCLGVVAMGGAGKTLLLKTVFNSKEVQDSFKQDLVLWLTVSHNPSLSALASNLGRQIALQINQPFDERGGQDDYVKPWIYEKMKSRRFLLFLDDVWENSRDGLLEALGVPVLTVGNCKMVVSARDRKVLVKLGVKLDDTITLSGLSEEQSWELFSSHAFAYNNNRVPSVTVEETATRFCEECDGLPLAIKVIAATMAGVTDPVEWDLTLQRLQNADKLNPDVEKKLYNRLRLSYDALARASYNQSPRLRSLGNWKGSSKCALRSLSN
- the LOC131873653 gene encoding probable disease resistance protein At1g61310 isoform X2; amino-acid sequence: MGDPGFVSGLIGVGITVALKELSECIKLAVYCKKELQKLEDYLNNIAPLNTAIQRYRTRLKLGQIVSHDTETLRPPAVNEWLKKLNSLVRQATEVAEQCCIRLPTYNVISRYRMSLRIRDIVAGIEKHLKQAALIGITTTLAGNEELGRGLQRIELRLDDLGTAATSSNYPTVTQRLQPVNEPLIVGQDDVFSELQKKLTDEGQGLTCLGVVAMGGAGKTLLLKTVFNSKEVQDSFKQDLVLWLTVSHNPSLSALASNLGRQIALQINQPFDERGGQDDYVKPWIYEKMKSRRFLLFLDDVWENSRDGLLEALGVPVLTVGNCKMVVSARDRKVLVKLGVKLDDTITLSGLSEEQSWELFSSHAFAYNNNRVPSVTVEETATRFCEECDGLPLAIKVIAATMAGVTDPVEWDLTLQRLQNADKLNPDVEKKLYNRLRLSYDALARPE